ttgattaCGCTGAcatattttctgtctgaaaacatAAAGGCTAAAAAACATTAGTTTGTCAAACGCCATCATCAACTATACATCAAATATACagatgttccagttattattaattaaaagcaGCTCTAATCAGCTGTGCTACtaactttgatttaaaggaactctgtgtttcagctgttcttttgttttctggaagtttgttccagatttgtggagcgtAGAATCTGAATGCTGCCAGTATAAGGACTTTAGAACTATTAGCAGTGTTCTGAATCAGCTGCAGctatctgtgtgtttttttttaaggcagaCTTGTAAAGACACTATTGCAGTAATCAATACCACTAAATATCAATGCATGGAAGAGTTTCGAAAGATCTTGTTGGGACATTAATTCTTTAagcctggaaatgttcttcagttgatagaaggccaactttgtaactgtctttatgtatCTATGACGATTCAtgtctgagtccatcactacatcCGACAGTGGGCCTGATCACTAGTTTCTCTCTCTAACAGCTGAGAGTTTTAACTTCTGTCTCCCTTCTTGTGGTTCTTTAAGACAAATCCATATTTAACCTCTTTGACAGCTTGTGGatcatttctgtttcttgtttctgcTCAGGTTTCACCATCGTCATCACATCACTATGGCCCTATTTGCAGAAGGTATGGCTTGCTTTCAATTTTTAGTTTGGTAgaagtgtgtttttttggtAAGGTTGAGAGAAAGTGTTCGCTTTCTGCATAAAACCACAGTGaccacaaataaatgaaaaagggGAAATGAAAGCAGTAGTAAAGAACATCTTGGAAAATCTGTTGTGACCAAAAATAgcatattttgtatttgaattCCCTTTTGAAGAATCATCGTTTAGATATGAGGCATCATTTACAACAAAGCAGGCAAAACAAAGATAGATCGCTTACTTTATGTCAAGAAACTAAATTTAAGTATAAATTGAAAGGTAAATTGTGGTTagttactcttttttttaaacacatactTTTGAAGTTACTTGCTTGACGTGGAGTCAGactgtgttgtgttttagtAAATCGGTCTCATCCCTGGACCTGGTTGTCTCGTGTTGTAGATCGACGGCAGCGCAGATGCCAGCTTCCTGGGTTGGATGGTTGCAGCCTACAGTCTGGGTCAGATGGTGGCCTCACCGCTGTTTGGGCTGTGGTCTAATCACCGGCCGCGCAGGGAGCCGCTGGTGTGCTCCATCTTCATCAACTTGGCTGCCAATATCTACTATGCCTACGCGTGTCTGCCCAAAACTAATAACAAGTACCACATGCTCATGTCCAGAGCATTTGTTGGCTTCGGAGCAGGTGGGAATCCGTTCTTCTGGCTCATGTTTCCTACAACGCTGAAAATCTGACCTGGTGTTAAATAGAGATGTCTCTGCCCCATTTCATACACAGTAATATTCGATTTGTTGCCTTCAGGTAATGTTGCTGTTGTGAGGTCATATGTCGCTGGGGCTACGTCTCTGAACGAAAGGACTGGAGCCATGGCAAACATGAGCGCCTGTCAGGCTCTGGGCTTCATCCTTGGACCAGGTGCTTCATGTGGAGCTGCTCTGGGTGTGGAGAATAACTCTGAAGAAGAAAGACGTGTtcatgtttgtctctgtgtttgtgggCTTCAGCTTTGCAGGCATGCCTGTCTTTCATCGGAGAAAACGGCGTCACGGTGAAGTTCCTAGACCTACAGCTCAACATGTACACCACGCCGGCTTTACTGGCTGCGGTTTTCGGACTCATCAACatcctgctggttctgctggtgctCAAGTCAGTTTATTAATACACAGCGTGCCTGTTTATTTCATGTGTGTGTTGCTATTTCAAAATGTGAGAACAACAAATTCAGAACACATCACACATCCAGTGAACCGTTTAAAAATTGATAGACTTTGCTCCACTCATGTCAGCTCATGCAGAGTGTCTTATTATTTTGatctgctctttttttaaattgactcaTTTCCTGATCTATAAGCATAGTCCATAACACACGCTCAATATATTTTAGCTCAGGATTTTCCAAAAGCTTAATGTTAGACTACATCATCTATTCTATAACCAGCTTTGTTATGGGTTGGGATCATTATCTTTCTTGAACAACCAGTTCAGTCCAAGTTTCAACCTTGTTATTCATCTATAAGCTCTTATATTCTTATGCTTTTTGCCATCAGAGAGCACCGTGTAAATGAAGATGGAAAGCACATCAGATCTATCAACTACATCTCAGAAGGTATTAGTTGTCAGAGGtctttgttgcttattttgttgttttatttaagatttgaacaaaaaaatgtgcatgGGATTTGATACAACGAGATCTGAATAATTGAATCTTCTGGAATGAGATTGTTGCCTTCAGCTAAAAAACAGTAAGAACTGGTtagttttttttgcaacatcCTGCAACTTTTCTAAAGTTGCTTTTAAATACTGATAGCTGAGATTACCAGTAATAAGGGTTCCAACTCTGTCTCTAAATGTATGGAAACAGCCATTACATGTAAGattttaaatgcatcataatTCCATTAAAACCTGCAGCTTAACTTAGATTGGTACACAAGGTAATAGAGTTAAGGAAACAATCCAGATAAGTTTAAAAAGTGTCTGTTACAGGATGGTAgccttctgtttttatttttaattatttaagtgttcttcttctttgttcaGATACAGTCGATATCCTGGATGAATCTGTGGAAGCCATCGACCAGGTGGCTGTTGTGACCTCCAACGTTTTGTTCTTCATCGTCATGTTCATCTTCGCTGTGTTTGAAACGTAAGTATTGGACTGAAATACTGAAATGTTTACCTGAAATACTTGCGCAGGTAAACACACAGCACACACCTGCTGGGTTGGAGGAAAGTCCtaattgttgttatttttctccAGAATTGCCACTCCTCTGTCCATGGACATGTTCGCCTGGACGAGGAAAGAAGCCGTTCTGTACAACGGTATTATTATGGTCGGCATCGGATTTCAATCAATCCTGGTGTTTCTTTTGGTAAAAGCAGCCGCTACAAGGTAAATGCTGCATGTCTAAAAAGAAGATATATTTTAGTTTGACTGAATTTGGGTCATGAAGAAATTACTTTCTATTCTTTCAGGTTTGGGGATCGCCCCGTGTTGCTTGCAGGTTTTGGTATCATATTCTGTGGCTTCATTATTCTGCTTCCCTGGGGAAATCATTTCCCTAAAATCCAGTGGGCAGGTAATCTGTGGGAAAACATTAGGTGAAATGTTGAGTAAGAAATCTGGATTTGAACTtgagtttttcttcctttcaccaAAATACAGACCTGAAAAACAACTCTTTGGTCAGTCAAATGTCTGAGGGCAACGGCACCGTGGAGCCCACAGGCTGCCCTTACGAGCAGACCTGGTGTCAGACCACCCCGGCTATTTACCTCGCTCAGTACATCTCATCAGACTTCCTCATTGGGGTGGGCTACCCGGCCTGCAACGTGATGTCCTACACGCTTTATTCCAAAATCCTCGGACCAAAACCTCAGGTGAAAAGTTTAGGCGTGTTTTCAATAAGTTGAAGTAGTAATGATGCGTTCAGTGAGGCTCA
The window above is part of the Xiphophorus couchianus chromosome 14, X_couchianus-1.0, whole genome shotgun sequence genome. Proteins encoded here:
- the mfsd8 gene encoding major facilitator superfamily domain-containing protein 8 isoform X1, giving the protein MSHLDPDDTTPLLRDDASSDDSQDEDYRGRWRSIRVMYFTMFLSSVGFTIVITSLWPYLQKIDGSADASFLGWMVAAYSLGQMVASPLFGLWSNHRPRREPLVCSIFINLAANIYYAYACLPKTNNKYHMLMSRAFVGFGAGNVAVVRSYVAGATSLNERTGAMANMSACQALGFILGPALQACLSFIGENGVTVKFLDLQLNMYTTPALLAAVFGLINILLVLLVLKEHRVNEDGKHIRSINYISEDTVDILDESVEAIDQVAVVTSNVLFFIVMFIFAVFETIATPLSMDMFAWTRKEAVLYNGIIMVGIGFQSILVFLLVKAAATRFGDRPVLLAGFGIIFCGFIILLPWGNHFPKIQWADLKNNSLVSQMSEGNGTVEPTGCPYEQTWCQTTPAIYLAQYISSDFLIGVGYPACNVMSYTLYSKILGPKPQGVYMGWLTASGSGARTLGPVFVSHVYTLLGPRWAFGLICGMVVLGVILLLSAYHRLIAFSVRHGRIVE
- the mfsd8 gene encoding major facilitator superfamily domain-containing protein 8 isoform X2; translation: MSHLDPDDTTPLLRDDASSDDSQDEDYRGRWRSIRVMYFTMFLSSVGFTIVITSLWPYLQKIDGSADASFLGWMVAAYSLGQMVASPLFGLWSNHRPRREPLVCSIFINLAANIYYAYACLPKTNNKYHMLMSRAFVGFGAGNVAVVRSYVAGATSLNERTGAMANMSACQALGFILGPALQACLSFIGENGVTVKFLDLQLNMYTTPALLAAVFGLINILLVLLVLKEHRVNEDGKHIRSINYISEVDILDESVEAIDQVAVVTSNVLFFIVMFIFAVFETIATPLSMDMFAWTRKEAVLYNGIIMVGIGFQSILVFLLVKAAATRFGDRPVLLAGFGIIFCGFIILLPWGNHFPKIQWADLKNNSLVSQMSEGNGTVEPTGCPYEQTWCQTTPAIYLAQYISSDFLIGVGYPACNVMSYTLYSKILGPKPQGVYMGWLTASGSGARTLGPVFVSHVYTLLGPRWAFGLICGMVVLGVILLLSAYHRLIAFSVRHGRIVE